The following DNA comes from Miscanthus floridulus cultivar M001 chromosome 5, ASM1932011v1, whole genome shotgun sequence.
attttacaaaatcTCTCGTTCTCGCATTGCAGGCGCTACTACAACGTATATACTTAAGCTGAGTTGCCGAGTCGTGTACATGCCTGATCTGTGTGCACGTTGTATGCTTTCAGTATCTGTCAGTTGGACACCCGCCCTTCTACAAGGGGCTGGACTACATATACGAAGACCGCGGCGAGGTGATTAGTTAATTTGCCTTTGCCACAGTCACAATACTTGCTTGCTAATTATATACAGTGTATGCTTGCTCATGTACTGATGTACCTGCTGATCGTCGATCACCTCATCAGCACAGTGCATGGTAGCAGCTGCTAGTGTTTCGTTCTTAATTTGCTAGATAGATAGATCATATCTTCTCGTCCTTTAATTTGCTACCAACCAACGAGTGCAGGTCTTGGACATCAGGAACTTTGAAACCGGAGAATACGCCCTGGTAATTCCTCGTTAATTACTTTACACAGCTGCAGGCTGCTTCAGTTCATGCTTTCTGCCTGCAGTACTATGTTCAGATTAACGTGTGTCTTGGTGAGATTGGTTTTCCTGACGAGTGAATGAATGTAATGAAAAAGAATTCGTCTTCCTCTCTCTTTTGCATTCAGATCGCTTGGGTAGGGATTCCGACGCCACCGGCATGGCTACCAACATACATGCTCATCAAGGTAGTATCTTAATCTACTACTATCACTTGACATTCTGTTCTGCTGCGTGTGCCTGCAGTCTGAATAAATAAATAGAAGTTAGTAGTAGTAGCAGGTTCAGGCATGGGCGGACCCAGGCCTAAGGCCACTAGGGCCGTGGCCCTAGTCATGGCGCGGTAAACCCCTGAATAGCTAGCTTGGGAACGCAAACCAGGCCTCCACAAGGGACAGTCACATCGCAGGCCTCGCTTCATAGCTCGTTTGTACTTCGATCTATCTCGCATCTGCCGACGCACGCCGGAGGCCGGAGCCTTCCCTCGTGACCTTGCCCCTCGCCCTTGCCGCTTCGGGCCTTAGGAGCTCGATTCGGGACAGTGCACGACTGGGCAAGCGGCTGTGCCAGGCAGCAGGTGCACGCATCAATGGATTCAGCCCTGAGCCGCTGAGCGCTCCCGTGCGGCTGCTGGCCGGTGGCCCGATGCCACTGCGCTGCGCACGTGCGCAGTAGGGCAACAACGTGCTTACACGCAAGCTACCGCGTAGCAGCACAGGTGCAGCTGGGTGCTCGATCTCTTCTGGTTCCCGCGTAACAGCACAGTTGCAGCTGGGAGGTGGATCTGTTCTGATTCGTTCTTGTCCCTAATTTCCCAATTCCGACCCTTCCTATATGGTGTATATTTCGCTACTGAATTTTGGCCCTAGTCTTTCCCAattcctgggtccgccactgggTTCAGGTACTGAAACCAATTGCCAATTTGCATTGCATCATCAGGAAACTAAACCACTCATCTCTCACTGTGTGTGGCTTGTGATTTGTTGCATTGCAGTCGGACAAGCTCGACTACGAGAGGATATGAGATGGCCGGCGCCTGGCGGCCCTCGCAGTTGCAGGGCATCGTAGCACACCACCGCCAAGCCATGCTCCGTCGGGTTAGGACACGGTGTTGTACATAGATGCCAATGCCAACACAGTCGAGAGGCAATTCTGCCATTCTGGCGTTACTCCACCTCGGCTGAAAATAAGGAAGACATCGAAAGCGACGATGACAAGATTCATAATTGCTGTTGTACAGCACTTCTTATTATAATATAAACACACATTTCGTACTACCTTTCATGCCACGTGACTTGTCACGGCCAATTTCATAATCAGCGAATTAGTTGATGATTATTTCGTGAGAATCATAAGCTTAATTGGGCTGTTAACATTTAATTAGTGTTTAGCACTTTAGCCTCATCACCGACTGAACTGGCCACCTAGCATTAGGGATTAAAACAAACGGAAATGAACGGAAAAAACAGGAACAAGACTAGGATTGTTAATTAGGAATGAGAATGAAAAGGGGTATTGTTATAATGCTATGGTTTAATATGCCCATGACTCGAAGTGCATCATGGGCTTCTTGATGCCCTCTCGTGAGGATTTCCAAATTTTGGAACTAACGTTTTGAAGCGACGACCTTACGCTACAATAACAACCACTAAAATATATCTTAGATATTGTTAATGCAGATCTATCCTTCCTAAATACGAGATCCCGCAAAATATGTATGAAAACATTTCGTCGTGCTTCCCATCatgttttcgtatttttccgCAATCGTCTCAGGCATCaacgaattttgtttgcatggGTTATACGTGGCTATCTGGCGTAGCTCCTCACTCAAGCGTTTTAACCAAACATACCCTAAATGTCACCGTAGTGTCATGCACGTACCGCCACACAGCTGTGGTACCATGAAATCGTCATGGTGTTAATATCAACTCCAAGAGTTCTCCTAAATTCTAATGTAGAGGGCATCCTAACAAAAAATCTCTCTAAAATATTTCTCTCTAATAGCTCGTCTATATAAAATAACATATAAGTATAAGGTGGACAACATGTAACCCAAAATTTGAGGAAAAGAGAAGACGATCTAGGATCCGTTAAATAGGATGTTGGATATGGGAGCGTGAATTTTTTTTCACATAAACATTAATTCTAACTTCAAGAGATGGATGCGAGAACTCTTAGAGGCCTGTTTACACAGCTCTTCCATGTTTGGAAAAACTTAGATTGATTTAGCAACATGTCATTGCATTTTTTTAACATTATTGAATGTAACCTATGGTGTTTTGGTATTATAAAAAAAACTTACATATCTTGAAGGGCTTCAAAAACTAGAAAACCTTTTTTGTGAAGGTTGACGGGCAAAAACCATCCTATTTAACTTATTTGATCGAAATGTACTTGTAACTAAAAATAACATGTACtgtaaaattaattttaaataAAAACTATTTAGACAATATAATTGTAGAGAAAACCTTTTTCTTAGCTACTAGGCTAGTATAATCTTCCACTGATTATTCATATATATCATTTATCATATACACCTAGAAAGTGCCATTCAATTCGAACCTGTATTTTTCACTCGTATGATGCTATCTTGTGAAAGTTAATTAAATTTTTATATGTTCCTACCTAGGGTCTGTTCGATAGCCATGACTACTACTCCCTTCGTCCCATTATGTGACATTTTAGCTCTGTATCAAGTACATCAAAGATTCTTTGAATCTGTACATGGGGTCTGTCCACATGCATGGAGCTTTGAATGAATCTAGACCTCCAAATGAGATGCCATAACGTCAAATAAAGTGGAACAGAGAGAGTAGTTATTAGTTGAGACTAAAATTAACCTAAATTGGTTGTAATTAGCTAGCTAGTCGGCTAATAACTAGTTGAAGACTCAGCTAAATAATTAACCCCACCTATTAGCTACCAGCAAGGCTAGTGCCTAGACGGTCCGACCCCAGGCCCGTATCTGGACGCAGCTCCCGTTCGACGCACTCTCAGCGTCTTGTCCCATCCCCCGCGTAGAAGCGCGTCCGCCGCACCCACATAACAGGGGAGCCCGCACGCTGCACCTGCGTCACCACGCAGGGCCTCATCCTCGCCGCGCCCGCGTGGCCGTGTCACCTGCGGCGTGGCTCGCAACAACCTGGTCGTTCTCCACAGCCAGGTTCTGCACTCCCTACGCTGTACCACAAGCTTCTGCTCTAGGACCTCCGGCGGGGGCACCGGAGACAGCATGTCGTAGGAGAACGGGCCACGTACGCCAGTGCAGACGTAACCCTGCGCGTCCTCCGGTGGAGTGCTGTCGCTAGCTTACCAGCCGACGCCGCCATGGCCCCCGCGCTAGCTCTCTCTTCCTCGCTCAATAGCCCTACTtgcagatctacttttgtaacattcatatgaaacaattgcaacatacagtcgaaaatagatgaaacatttagaacatacacttgcaacatatacccATTGAATATATGCAACATACGGataaaaacacttaaaacatacgtcaGAAATAAATGAAACATGGAACAAACTCTTGCAGCATACGTGCATAGCTATTCCAACATCTGCAACATCCGGATCaacctttgcaacatccatacgaaacacCTGCAACATACCTTTAAAATACCTGAAACATACATTTACAACACACGTTTTTAGCGCAACATGACACGGGCGGTGCGGCGAGCTAGCGCGGTGGAGACGGTCACGACAGTGGATGGCGGCGCCCCCGCGTGGTGGAGGCAGTTGCAGCAGGCGGATGGAGGTGCCTCGGCGCGGAGGAGGCAGTCGCGACGGGCAGAACAAATCCGCGTGGCGCGGTAGAGACGGCTGTTGCAGTCAAGGCGCGTAGCACGGGCGGGCGTGAATCCTTGCGAGCGAGGGCACGCGGCATGGGCGGGCGCAAATCCGAGCGGGCGAGGGCGCTCGGCGCGTGCGGGAGTAAGCAGAGCGAGGCGTCCGGATGGATGGCCGCCCGCTTCCCAACATTAGCGATTAGCTATTTTGTTTAGATGCACTGATGCTAATTTTAACTAGTTTTTAGACCTCGTATCAATAATCAATATGACCTTAAATTTGAGATTTACGaatcttcaaaaaaaaaatgggAGCTACAACTTATTACAAGCGGAGAAAGAAAACCAAAGACAACAACAGTTACAAGAGGGAGAAAAGtaataacaaaaaaaaactcgGAGGAAAGGAGAAGGGGAAGAGAGCAATGGAGACGAGGGTCGCAGGAGTGCCCGAAGACGAAGAGTCCGGTCTCCTCCCCCGCCCatccgccgccggccgccggccgtcCTCCCGCGGCCCCCGCTTCCCGCCTCCACCGGCGGCCTGGGCGACCGTGGACGGCCCCCTCGGGCTGCCGCTGGAGGACGTGGAGGGCCACGCTCGCCGCTTCTTCCTCTGGGGTTTCGCGTGCCTCCCCTTCCTCTGGGCCATCAACTGCTGCTACTTCTGGCCCGTCCTCCGCTCGTCGGCAGCGTCCTCGCCCTCCGCCTTCGCTCCCATCCGCCCCTGTGAGACTACGACCCCTTCCTCGTCTCCTCTCTTCCTTCTCGCGCGTGAGATCTGATGCTTCGTGATGCTTGTATGTGGCGCGTTGGGGATTTCAGCTGCTCTTAATCGTAATTTAGGTTTGAAATTGTTCCGTGCTGTATTGACTCTAGCATCACTTGGgatgttggatgtcggatgctgAAATATTCCCATTATCCTTGCAAGCGTGTACTTGTACAGGAGTTCTTCGGAGAGTAGTCGTCCTATGACGACTCTGGATGGATCAgtttgattttattttatttttgttcaAACTGAGGCTACAGTCGAATGACCTTTAGTTCAGGGAAACATCAATTCTATCTTTATAGAATTAAGTTACATACATTTGGAAGCTAACCCAGCTTGTACAAACTACAAAGTAATTAGGTTTATATATGATCATATTGCCATGCTTTCTTCAAATTGCATCATTGTTTTTGTATTGTCATCTACAAAATCAAATACTCGAGTAATTTTGGGAAGATACAACATACCCATTTTCTTGTTATGAAGATTGCACCGTTGTTTCAACCAGTTTGAGGCTTCTCAGTGGCATACTGTTATGTGCTACGAGTTGTTATGAGGTTCACTGGGATACTCCTTGGATAAGAGATAGATCCAAGAATATATTTTTTCCCATCTGAAAAGGCTTCCACATTCTCACACCTCTCGAGTCTCGAGGATATCTGTCTGGTTCAAATTCAATAGAACCACAATACTCACATGTGCTAAACAGTGTTGAtctctactttttttttttttttttttttttttgctaaacagTGTTGATCTCTACTTGTTTGTTGATTGGATACAATAATTGTAAGGTTGTGATTTCTTTGTAAACTGTGTATAATCAGAAAAGAAATATTATAATTAGAGGTTATTTGGGTTTAATTGGTCCTCTGCCTTGTCATCAGAACTGCCATCCTCACCAGTTTAACTGCATTATAAATGTTATTCTTTCACTTCTCTCACACGTTCAACTGTTACCCTCTCTATCCTGGTTAGATGTCAATGCTATTACATCTCACGGTGGCCATTTTCAGCTTCTTACATATGTGAGCATCTTTTGCAGATGTTGTGCGATCGGCAATTGGCTTCACCATCTTCTCTGTTGTTCTGATCACCTGGGCCACGACATTTATTGTTGGAGGCGAGCAATTATTTGGACCAGTATGGAATGATCTAGTGATGTACAATGTCGCCGACAAGCTTGGCATCACTGGATTCATGGGATGAGCCTGCGATGTCCTCACTTTGACTGGACTTGCTCCAACCAAGCGTGGAATGATCTGTTTTATGGATCTTCCTAGGAATTGCTACTATCTGATGTACTGTATTATTATTGTCGACCGCCTGACTGGTTAGAACGATGTTTAGCATGGCCTGTGTTGTAGAAAGAATATGgatcgatgattatgatgataaaTTGAACTCAATCTGATGGACAATGTTTTTGTGTTGGAGACGTCCTGGGATGCACTTTGACATATGACCTTGCACTGAGCAGTGTGTTGTGTTGTGTCCAATTTTGTGGAAGCCATGAGGCCATCAGACATTTTTTAAATCCAATTGCAACAAATAGGAAAACGAAATGCATCGCCAGATGAACTGAATGGTCTGGAATCGAATGGTCTGGAATCGAATCGAGAACGGAGCGCTAGCTGCAGACGCTgtagtttgattaggatttcaGAACTCGGCACTGCACCTAGGCAACGGAATGCACCTCTGATCCAACGATAATGCTGTGGTAAGGACGTCTGTCTCCGGACGGACGCTTCCATTGGTGGGCTAAGACACTGGCCCAACACTCTCCACTTACGTATCCGCTCATCTACTCGCCCCACCCCCAATCATATCCGCTCGTGAGCCCCGTCGTCCATTTCTCTCCATTTGCCGCATTGTCGCGTCCGCACCGTCACGGTGTGCTCCAGCGCGACCACGCTGCCACGGCGCTCTCCACCGCACTCGACCAGCCGCCGTCCTTCCAACGCCACGGCCCGCCGCGCCATCCTTCCTCTCCACGGGCCATCCGCCTGTTGTGGCGTTCTCCATTCCGCCAGCAGCCTTCTCCACCGAAGCTGCACGCCACTCCACAGCATCGTGCTCCACGTCGGTGTCGAGCTCCACATCAACGAGCCTCCATTCTTCCAAGCGACAAGcagatgttgcgctgaaagcgcatgttgcaagcgtatttttaagtgtttcagatgttttagagatatgtttcaagtgtttcatacggatgttgcaaaagtagatcggaatattgcatatgttgcaatggttgtacacgtatgttgtccAATGTTTCTTCTATTTTCAGAcgttgttgcaagtgtgtttatctagatgttacatatgtttcacacatatattgcaagtgttttatcttggATATTATGTATGTTTGCAATGATTTCCAAGTGtattcaggtgtttttgcaaatGCTTCAGACAcacgtttcaagtgttttatatggcttcctttgtatgttgcaagtgtttgcaAGTATTGCATCtaaatatttcaaaagtagaacGGGTGCTCCAAATAGGATGCGCGtgggaagggggggggggggggggggcgcaagCGGTCCTCGCGCGGGTGACATGGCCCCCGCGTGGACATGCGAAACGGGGCACGAAAACGAACTGCAACTGCAAGCTTCCGTCCGGACGTTAGCAGTGTCGCTGATCCAGGAGGTTTTCTACGTGATGGCTGATACATCATCCCTAGGGGTGGAGGTTTTTTGGTTTTTATTTTTGATAATGCAGATTTCATTACTCATCTGAGCTAAATCGCTGATCAGGCCTCTATGAACTGAGGCATAGCAAGAGGTCAAGGTTTTTTGGTGCCATTCCAAAACCCAAGCTACGTTGCATATATTCAGTCagaagcccaacagagaaaaatcgtaatagaaaagaaagaaaaagaaaagaaatgctAGGTTTCCATTTGGGCTCAGCCCAGGGTTTTCTCTTTGGCCCAGCCGAAAAAATATCAGAAAAAAAATCCtaatagaaaagaaagaaaaataaatgcTGGACTTACATTTGGGCTTAGCCCAGGTTTTTCTTTTTGGGCCAGCCGAACAAAAATCAGAAAGAAAAGATGAAAATAATAAATGCTGAGCTTCCATTTGGGCTCAGCCCACGGTTTTTTATGGGCCCAGCCGAACAAAAATCAGAAAACAAAAGTAAGAAAAATGCGGTGACCGTGGATCGAACACGCTCTCCCAACTGAGCTATCCCCGCTTTTATGATTTTAACTTCTTTTAAATTTATTAGTATTTGAATGTGCTCAGGCAGACTTTGCCGATCCAAAATTGACTTTGATCCACCCAATTCCATTTGGACGGACGTTCATCCATTTTTAATCTAGCGAACGATATCTAGCCGCTGCGATGTATACCACCTGATCACGTGGTGAGGTCCATCTTGCATCTAGATTCACTCCCTTCTATTTTCCCAGCGCGTCAATGCCCGGTCCCATTActtttctttccctttttattttcttGCACTTTCTGGTTACGACTGCTGTAGACTAACACTAACACGATCATTCGTGAACGTTTCTCGTATTAATTGATTAATAATGTATTGTATTGTTATTTTAAAAATTTTCCCTTTTTTCTCCTTTTGCTTTTTATAGTACTCGATCGATTTCCCTTCATGTATGCTGCCAATGTTATTTGTTAATATACTATGATATTAATTTGTATATCTAAgttgtatagaataacttatgtACATAAGTTATATAGAATAACTTATGTATATATTGTATAGAATAATTTATGTACACAAGTTGTATAAAATAACTTATGTACATAAGTTGTGTTTGACAACTTTTTGTACATAAGTTGTATTTCATAACTCTTAGTTGCTAAGTTTTggtataagttataagttaattcgttatttgtatttaataacttttgtgtttcTAGGTTTTGGCATAAGTTATAAGGTACTTCGTTCCTTTGTGTTTAATAACTTTTATACATAAGCTGTTTTTAATAACTTTTATACGTAAGTTGTGCTTTATAACTTTTGTGTTccaacagcctgttcggttggctggttcatatcgttgctggttcgtaaagaagtactgctggctggtttgtgtgagagaaaaatactgttccggctgaaaatttacgatcgtttacgacaagccacagccaaacgaacaggctgcaagtttttggcataagttataagtataaggcctcgtttagttcgTGGCAAAGTTGGCGTTTGTACAGTGTTCGATGTGACGGCgaacactgtagcacttttgtttgtatttgtgaattattgtccaaatattgactaattaggctcaaaagattcgtctcgtaaagttcaaccaaactgtacaattagtttttgattgcatctacatttagtactccatacatgtaccgcaagtttgatgtgacggaaaatcttctttttacatagtgtcaaagttgggagttttggagtaactaaacatggcctaagttatatgttataagttaGTACAAAAAATTGCTACTAAGATTAAAAAAATTTCAGAACATGTACAAGTGGGGTCTAGTTTTGTTCGTCTCATCACGTACCGGTGCAGACGGAATTGAAAATGGATACACCGTTCAGAAATTATATCAATTTCAAATAAatattttgctttttttttaaaCTTGTGTCAGCGGTGACTTCAGACACCAGTTGAAAATGACGGGTTACTCGACTGAGCGCAGCACTGTCCAATAGGAAAGGGAATCGTCTGAGCGTTCGCGGGTTAGTGCGGCCGCAACCTCATGTACGAACAGGCAGCTAATGCAATGTAGACATAGAAAATTCAAGATTGGTCGCAGGGAGCCGTAAAACAAGCAACTAGTTCGTTAGTTGACTGGCCTTTTCTTTAGTTTTGTCAGCCTACTTAATTTTATTTGAAAACTTTCAGACTTGAGAGACCCTTTGCCTTGAGCAACCGGATCAGCGGTAGCTACTAGTAGTACATGCCAATgcacatttttttttatttcctaACCCTTTGGCTTTTGTCCCTTGAACAACAAGCTAACAAATCTTGCATCAAAAGTCAGATGGTGAAGGAAAAGTCAATAACTGTCTGTAGGTCATGTCAACGACCATGGTGGTTGGATCCACATACGTCCGGCTAGACCGGATTGGATGGCAGTCATGTCACACCACACACCTGCTCTGCTCGGAATGGGATGCATGCACGCAGAATCGCAGATGCAGGCGTCATTAACGTAAAATAGTACAATAGTAACTGGTAACTACTGTCCCTAGCTACCTGTATCAAGTACTATCATGCATCTCCAAAGTACTCCTTCTTACACTTAAACTACTTCAATAATACTTTTTAGCGTTttcctctcgcaacaaatcagcataagcatttaAGCGACACCAACGGAGCCTAATCACATTAGGTAGCTGGTCTTATTAAACTGCAAGGCGGAAATAACATTGCGGTTGCTGGATGTTGGTTGGTTGTTGTCCTGGACTGCCAAGGCAAAAGGGACTAATTATATAATGTACCGGCAATGCACAGGCACAGCACGGCAGAACAATGTGATCAAATAAGCAATAATTAAGCAGCTCATCACATTTTAACTGTGTGTGTGTACTGAATGCATATTGTGCATCCTGCGTACTGGCAAGCAGCTGCGTACCTACCTAGCTAACTGGAATCGGTGTCCGTTTGTTCTTTCTTCTCCAACTGATCCATACAATATAGGAGTATATGCTACCACCTCTATCATTATTGCAATGGCCCAGCAGCAAGTTTATATATATAGCTTATTGCTAGCAGATGGAACAAGCAAACAGAAGAAAAGCCAGTAACCTGCTTGTAGATTAATTAGCCTTAGTTATTTTTTTGTTCGCGAGCAGGTTTTcacccgtttttcattaagagggaaGCAGTTTTTGAAAACGTTACAAGAGCTAAGATGAATTAGCCTTAGTTATCTTGATCGATCCGTACGACATTGCATAttcatgtgtgtgtgtatatactcCCTCAGAAAATGATGCATGCAATTTTAGTATAACTAAACGCTATACTAGAATTGCATCTTTTCTCATACCATACATATGGAGTGGTATACATATAAATGCAATCATGCATGGGCTGATCGATTTATTGGACAGATGACATGGGTTAGATGATGGTGTCGGATCCGATCGTTTATTTGACCATGCAGAGCGTACGTGCAAATTATATTATCCCTAGCTCATATCTAAAGTGGAGAGTATCCATCATCTATGGGCCAGGTATGATGATCGGTCAGTTTGATCGATCCCTTGATGAGGTATATATTAAAGTAGTAGTGGCAAACAACTCATGACCAACAGGATTCAGGATAGGAAATACAAATACAAATGGATAAAATGCCGTCGTACATGCCGTCCAATTGGCATGCAGAATtatagctttttttttttgccaaattggACTATAATGTACGTGTTCAGCTTGGTTGCGACGCTTCAGGGGTGCTCTTGCAATTGATTCGTACGTTCTGATTATATAATCTTGGAAGGATCGAGTGATGTTTACGCATGCAATTATATCATGCACGGTCGCTAGCTCATCGTGCATTTGAATCATTATTAATTACATGATGTGTCTGTTGTTCTGTCGTTCGCTAGTCGTGGCACCTCTAACCCAAAAATGAATGGTTTCTATGTTCAGGATGCCGATTAATGCAGCACTGTAATTAAGGAAGAAAAGTGACAAAATGGTTTCTTAAACAAGAAACTATGTCTATATGAGAACCAAAACATAAAGAAATTTGATAGGTACATGATAGAAGAGAGATGATGTGTGTTTGGATAAAATTTATTCTGAAGAAATCATCCATTGATAATACAATTTCTATACGTAGTGTCTGCGTGACTGGATAAGTACATAAATTAACTCATAAATAGTTTTTGGGTTTATCGTCTAATAAAATACGGCAAAGCTCTTGCCGCCTTTAAAAAAATAGTTTCTAGGTTAAGACTGCCCTTATTAGTGTTCACTCTATCTACATTATTTAAACC
Coding sequences within:
- the LOC136454063 gene encoding probable gamma-secretase subunit PEN-2; the protein is METRVAGVPEDEESGLLPRPSAAGRRPSSRGPRFPPPPAAWATVDGPLGLPLEDVEGHARRFFLWGFACLPFLWAINCCYFWPVLRSSAASSPSAFAPIRPYVVRSAIGFTIFSVVLITWATTFIVGGEQLFGPVWNDLVMYNVADKLGITGFMG